The stretch of DNA GCATTTTGCAGTTTAAAAACCTGCTGCCCGGTTCCGCACCCGCCTTCTAAAATTAAACTCCCTTTCGGCAAATATTTTTTGCTTGTATTAATGACATAGTCAAAGAATGATACTTTTTTCGGGTACAGTTTTTCTATTGTATTTTTGTTCCAGTGCTTGTCCCAAAAATCTTTGTTTGAGGATTCTCCGAAATATACCAATCGGTTATTTTTTTTATCGTAACAACGTTTCATTTAATAATTTCAATGATTTTTTCGGTAAATTTTTCAGGATTATGATTTTCCTTTGCCGAAAGTAAGGCATTTTCTTTCATCTTTTCTAATTCATACCTGTTTGATATTAGCTGTTTAAGTTTTTCTGTTAGGTCATTAAGGTTTCGAGCTTTAAAAATATAGCCGTTTTTCCCGTTTTCGATATAACATTTTGTGCCGTTTTCATCGGAACAAATTACGGGTAACCTGTTTGCCATAGCTTCAACAGGCGAATATGCCGCAGGTTCGGCATAAGCAGGTAAAACAAATAAATCGTGTTTTCGATATTCGTCAATGATTTTTTTATACGGAAAATTAGTTTCGAAACGAACATCTTCGGAAAGTTTATTTTCGTTAACAAAATTAAGCATTGTTTTCAGATATTTTTTATTGACAAGCTCTCCTATAAAACAAAGCTTTACCTTATAACCTTTATTTTTTAAATCTACAAAAGACTGTAAGAGAAGGTGTTGGTCTTTCCTTTTCAAGAATTTGCCTACTGACAGGATTCTTATTTCTTCGAATTTGCCGTTCTTAATTATTTTCTCTTTAACAGGGAAAATAAACGGTAAATAAAAAGTGTTTTTAATGCCGAAGTTTTGAAAAGCATCATAATTTTCTTTAATCGGAGTAATGTAAGCATAAACTTTCAGAAATTTAAAAAGCTTTATGTTCAAGCGAAACAGAAATTTAGATTTTTTTATATGCGTAAAAGTTGTTTGTGTAAGCATCAGCACTTTTGCTTTATGTTTTTTTGCAACCGCTAATGTTTTTACAGCCAGTGCATTTTGGTAGGCTTTAAGAATTATTGTGTCAGGTTTGTATGTTTTGAATATTTGCCTCAGTTCTTTTCCCGGAGATTGTATTCTTAACTCGAAGCCTGATTTTAAACTTTGTTTTTTAAATAATGAAACAATTTTCAGTATTGTTTTCGAAAAAAAAGACAGAGAAATTTGCTTTAAGTCAATGCCTTCATAAAATTCTGATTTCCCTTTATAAAGCACAATAACTTTTACGGAATGCCCGGCATCTTGCAATGCTTTTGCACGATAATATAAATTTGTATGAAAACGTTGTGCGACTATCAGAAATTTCATAGTTTGTCAATAAGGCTTTTAATTTCACTTCCGTTATTAATATCTTTTATTTTAACAAGTTTACCGTTTTCTTTACGGAAAAAACTTGCATTGTTTATACCGTCAGCATTTGTTCTGCCCACAAGTAAAATTCCTTTTTCTTTGATTGATTTTTTTATATTTAATATTCCGGATATTATTTTTTTTTCGGAAAAATAACCGAAGTTCAGGATGTTCATAACTCGAACAAAGGTGAAATTTTTGATAATTTCAGTTTTAAATATGTCGTATTCTATAAATTTAATTGTATTATCTGCTATTTTTTGCAGAACTTTCGGGTGAAAAAGCAATAAGCGATAATCGTAATTGTTTCTTAATTTGTTCTTTTGTAATATTCTGAATAACAGCACTGTAATCGGGAAGAATGTGTTTTTATCTCCGGCAAAGAAACAGCCGATATAAGCAAAAAGCAGTTGTTTGTTTTTTCCGAAAACTTTTGTTATAAAACCTTTTTTAACCAAAACCTCAGAATACTTATCGGAAATATAAAAATCACATTTTTGATTTTGGCTTTTTAGAAGGTCGCAAAAGTCTGATGAACTTATTCCGTTTGATACGGCAACATCGTGAATTATCGGATTTTCTGTTTTTTTAATTAATTCAAAACTTATTTTGTCTAAATCAGAGAAGCGGTTTTTTGATGTTTTTTTTGATGTTTTGTTACTGACGTAAATATCCTTATAAAATTTATTCAGAATTGAATCAGATTCTATTTCAGAGAAATTTTCGGATATTTTAAGAATGAAAAAATGTTTCAAAATTGGTATTTTTGACATTTTCTTAAGAAAACTGATATTTTTTAAAGCAATTTTTACCATAAAACATTTTCAATTTCAAATTTTAGTTTCTCTCCGGCTATGTTTATATCATGGTTTTCCTGCAAATATTTAAAACAATTTTTACCTTTTTGTATTATTTCAGATTTATTTTTCAGCAATTCCTTCATTTTCGAATAAAGTAAATCAAAATTTCCGTTTGCAAAAATACCGCAATTATAATCAGTAATAAAATTATCAGGATTTACGTTTAGTGAAACAATAGGGGTTTTGCTTTGTGCCGCTTGCAAAAAAGTGTTCGGAAAGCCCTCATAATCAGATGTGTTTAAAAATAATTCAGCTTTATTGAAATATTCTTGTATTTCAGAGAAGGGAACTTTTCTTATAAATGTTAAATTTTTAAGCTTTTCGGCTTTACTTTTCAATTTTTCCCATTCGGGTTTATTCGAGTCGGTATGCGGGCAAATCATTACAAATTTTCTTTCGGGGAAAAAACCGGAAAGTTGTAAAAAAAGTTCAGGATTTTTCATTTCGGCAAATCGACTTACCCAAAGAATAAATTGTTTTTTATAAGTACTTTCTTCTTTAATTTCAATCATATTCTTTAAGAGGGGGGCTTCAATTTTGTGATTTTTTTTCAGTAATATTTTGTGTTCTTTATTTTGAGTTATAACTTTTGCAGCTTTAACTAATCCGTATTTATATAATTTCCCCGAAAGTCCGTTTAAATTTATATAGTTTTTGTTTACGTCAATTAAACTTGATGTTCTGTATATGAATTTTTTGCGAAATAATATTGCATAAAATGCACTGATGCCTACAATTGCATTTGCATTAGTGCAGATTATTATATCCGGATTTATTCTGATAAGTTGAAACAGGTATTTAATGCTGTTAAGAAGCTTCAAAAAAAATGATTCATTTTGTTTTAGTTGTATTGTGTTGATTAACTTGACGTTGTGATTTTTTTTGATTTCACGTTTTTTATTAATTCTGACTAAAAATTTGATATTGAAGTTTGAATTTTCCGAAAGATATCTTGCCCAAAGAAACATCTGCAACTCTGCACCGCCGTGTGCAACTTCGGAATTTTCGACAAAAAAAGGATATGATGCCGGTGAAAAAAAACAAATTTTCACTTTTCTGTTATGACTTATTTTTTCTTCCATAAAAATAAAGTTCTGAATTTATCACCGTTTGCCGTTAATTCTTCAGAGATTTTTGTATCGTTTTGAATTGTGTTAATTTGTTCAGTGTTAAGATTAAAGTCATAAATTCGAATGTTGTTTAAGTATCCGTTAAATTGCGGGTTTATCGAGAATTTAACTAAATCGGGCACTAAATTTATATTTGTAGTAATTTCGTTTTCGTTATTTACTTTTAGACTTATTTTTTTAGGATTTATTTGTAAATATATTCTGTTTAATACATCAGTTTTTATTTTATATTTAATACTGTCTTTATCGGAGGTTACTGCAATAAGTTTTTTATCCTTTATGTAGGATTTTAAAATATTTGTGTCGTTATTATTTAAATAAAAGATATTTTCGGATGTGTTGTTTGTTATTTTTAAATCGAAAACAAAGCAATAAGAGTTATTTAAACTTAAATTTGCAGCCGGCATATATTGTTGATACTGAAACAATTCTAACGGTTGTATCATTTGCTTATTGTAATAATAAACTTCTTCTCCGTAATTATCTATTCCGTAACCGGCATACTTTTTAAAATATAAATTTGCAAAATTTACTAATTCAGGGTCTAAACGTGCTTCATTGTATTTATGCCAAATTAACCAGCCGTGCGGATTTTCTTGTATTTCTTTATAAAGGTCAGAAAAGCTCCTGCCTTGATAGCTGCCTAAACTTAAAAATTTTGTATTCTCAGGTATTCCCGAAAGGTACATTTTCGGACCCCAGTGGTTAAAAATAACATCGTCTTTTTGAATGTTTTTAACTACTTTTTTATGAGCAACCGAAGGTTTTGCCGGAGAATAGGTGTTTGTAACATACAGACTTTCGTAATGATTTGAAAAGCTTAAAAGGACGGAAGCAATAAGCATTAATGAAAGTATTGTTTGAATTATTTTATTATATAAAATTTTATTAATCAGCATAAAACTTCCTACAATAAGCAATACGGTAAAAGGCGTAAGAAATGAAATATAACGATAAGAAGGGGCGTAGTCAATTATATATGAAAATAATAGCCAAATTATAAATAAAACAGAAAAAAGAATTAGATATCTTTTGCGGAAATTATTGTTTTTTGAAATAAAGAGAATTGCTCCTGATAAGAAGATGAAAATCAGATTAATTGTTTCTGAAAAAGGGTAGCCGAAAAGGGCTTTGTTATAAATTTCGGAATTATTTATTTCGAAAAAAGTAAATTGACTGAAATTGACTTTGTAGGGAAAAAGTATTTGTAAAATAAGAAGTGTTACTGCAATTGAAAATGCCGTTAAATATTTTTTTTCTATGCGAAAAATAAAAACACTTACTAATAAGAACATTAAAAAAACCGGAAAAATTGCCGTTATATTCGGATGTGTATATAACCCTATATACAATAAAATTAACAAAAATGGGAAATAAATATAATTGAAATTAAAATATCTTTGTAAAAACGGATATTTGTCCGAATTAAAAATTTGAAAAGAGTTATTTTCGGTCAGGAATTTAAAAACCCAATAAAAAGCAAGCAAAAAAACAGGATAAATCATTGCATACATTCTAGCCCATCTTCCGAGAAACAAAAACTCGAAATACAGAGCAAAGGTGAAAATTGCAATTAATGATGTATATTTGTCTTTCACAAAGTGTTTTCCGATGAAGTAAAAAAGTAAAATAAATAAAACACCGAAAAATGCCGAGGGAAAACGCGAAGACCAAGTATTTATTCCGAATAATTTATAAGACTGTGCCGTAACCCATTGATGAGGTTTTGCTCTGTTGTAAGCTTTTCCGACAAGCTCTTTTTTTATAAAATCCCATTGCCTGTATTCGTCTGTGTGGTAATAACCGGCAGCTCCTTGTGTTAGCTGAACTTCATCAGAAAAAATATCAAACCGGTCTAATTTGTAGAAAAGAGAGAATGCAGAAATGCCGAGTATTATAATTAAAAGTGCTGTTGCAGGAAGCTCTTTCTTTGTAAAAAGATTTTTAAATTTTTGTAAAAAAGATTGTTTTTTGTTTTCGGCAAATAACTTGTTTATAACATTGTTAAGTTTTGTTTTGTCAAAATAAAGAGAAATTACACCAATTATTATTGTAGGTATTTGCAAAATTGATTTTAAGTTTTCAAAAATTGCATTTCCGGTAGTTTGTTCGTAAAAATTTGAAGCAATGTAGAATAAAATTAAAACAAGAAATAAATATTTCAGATTTTGTTGCAAAAAAGAAGTTTTTTTGGATTTATTTTCCTGTTTTTGCTTCTTGTTTGAAATTTCCGGTTTTTGAATGTTTTTTTTGCTTGTCCTTTTCATTAGTTCTTTGATGCTAAAAAATAATAAAGTTACAATAACATTTTAAATTCCTCAATAATAATGTTCTTTTGGTGATTTATTTTTATGTATTCTGCTCCGTTTTTTCCGTATTGTTTTCTTAAATCTGAATTTGCATTAAGTTTTTCAAAATAAGAATAAAACATTTCTAAATTTTTACCGGCACAAAAACCACTTTTATATTTATTCAGAATTTCGTCAGGATTTACATTGTAAGATAAAATCGGACATTCGTTTATCATTGCTTCTGCCATTGTATTTGAAAAACCTTCTAAGTCGGATGTTAATACATATATTTTTGCTTTTTGATAATATTTTGAAATTTCTGTCGGACTGACAAAATTAATATGTTCTAAATTCTTAATTTGTTTTGCTTCTTTTTGAATTTTATTTCCGTAATCAATATGGTCTATTACACCGGGAGCAACCATTACAAATTGTTCGTTCGGGAATTTCTTTGCCAAGTCTAAAAATATTTCAGGATTTTTAATCTTTGTTAATCTTCCTACCCATAAAATTGTTTTCTTTTCTGTTTGCTTAATTTGGGTATTATTTTCAACAGAATAGATATTTTTAATCACAGCATTCGGTTTTCGCTTTCTGTCTTTTTCAAAAGTGTTTGATTGTTGCTGAGTTTGTGCCGTAATAATATCAGCTTTTTTATAAACTTTTTTCATTGCAAAAGCCGTTAATAATCCGTTATGGTATTTTTGTCGTTCTTTTGTTGTTTCGGCATCTGCGGCAATCATATACAATGTTTTCTTTTTGAGAAAGATTTTAACATAAAAAACGGCAAATGCAACACCGATATCAGCTGAACGAAAAATATAAATTTCGGCATTAATTTTTTTCAACTTTTTCAGAAGGTTTTTTGTTCTTTTAAATATATTATTTGAGAAATTGAATGACTTATGAAGTTTAACATTTTTAATTTCTTCGTATTCCGGCTGACCGAAATCGGCAACAAGAAAATGTACGTCAAAGTTCTTATCTTCGGTTAATTTGGTGCTTAAAATATATGTTTGCTTTTGAGCACCTCCGATTTTATCTTTAATGCCGGCTGCTTCCGGATTAAAAAGATAATAAGCACGTGGTATGACAAAGCATATTTTTTTCATTTTTTATAATACTTTCTATACCATTTAATGAATTCATTTACACCTGTTTCAATGCTTGTGTCGGGTTTATAATTGAAGTCTTTTTTTAAACTTTCAACATCGGCAAATGTTTTTTGAACATCGCCGGGTTGCATCGGCATAAAGTTTTTTTCTGCTTTTTTTCCGAGTGCTTTTTCGGCAGCCTTAATATAGTCCATAAGTTGCACAGGGCTGCCGTTTCCGATGTTGTAAATTTTATACGGAGCGGAAGAACTTGCAGGGTCGGGATTTTTATTTGACCAATTCGGATTAGCTTTTGCCGGTTTTTTAACAACTCTGAAAATACCTTCGACAATATCATCAATATATGTGAAATCTCGCATCATGTTTCCGTTATTATAAACGTTTATCGGTTTGTTTTCTAAAATTGCTTTTGTAAAAAGGAATAATGCCATGTCGGGTCTTCCCCAAGGTCCGTAAACTGTAAAAAACCGAAGCCCTGTGGTCGGAATTTTAAAAAGATGACTGTAAGCATGGGCAATTAATTCATCAGATTTTTTTGTTGCTGCGTATAAACTTATAGGATGGTCAACATTATGAGAGGTTGAAAAAGGCATATCTTTATTTAGACCGTAAACACTTGAACTACTTGCATATGCAAGATGCTTGACTTTGTTTCTTTTGCTTGCTTCAATGATGTTAAGAAAACCGTTAATATTAGAATGAAAATAAACATAAGGATTTTCAATACTGTATCGAACACCTGCTTGTGCTGCAAGATGACAGACATAGTCAAATTTCTCAGTTTTGAATAAATTCAGAATTTCGTTTTTATCCTCAATTTGCAATTTTATGAAACTATAATTCTCAAATTTACTGCTTTTTATAAGTTTCCCGTATTCAATTTTTTCTTTTACAATGCCCGTTTTGCTTAAGCGAGAATATTTCAGGTTTTTATCATAATAATCGTTAATGCTGTCAAGCCCGATGACTTCAAAACCGTTTTTAATAAATTTATTTGCTGTATGAAATCCGATAAAACCGGCTGTTCCGGTAATTAATATTTTCATTTTATTTTATTTTTATTATCGTGTAAACACAAATGGCTTTCTCTTGTGAATTTACGGTTATATAGTTTTAAAAAGTTCCGGATATTTGTTTGCAATATTTTCCCAGTTAAATTGTTCTGCTTTTAATCTTGAATTTTGCCCTAATTTATCAATTTGTTTAATATTTCCCGAAAGTTGTTTTAGTATCTTCGTTAAAGCAATTACATCACCGGGATTAAAAATAAAACCGTTACTTTCATCAACCAACTCTTTAGTTCCGCCTACATTTGTAACAACAACCGGTAAGCCGCAAGCCATTGCCTCCAGCAAGGCATTGCTCATTCCTTCGTTGTAAGAAGGTAAAACAAAAACATTTGCATTTTGGTATTTATTCGGCATATTCTTTCTCGGAATGTAGCCTGAAAAAACTATTTGGTCAGAAACACCCTTTTCTTTTGCAAATTTAATATATGCTTCTTTTTCATCGCCTTCACCTATTAACTCAACTTTAATTTTGATACCTTCTTTTTTTAAATTTGAAATTGCTTCGATTAATGTGTATTGCCCTTTACGTTTTATGAGTCGTGCCGGACAAATTATTCTCAGAGTATCTGTCGGCTGTTTTTCTGCAGGAATAAATTTTTCGGTATCCACGCCGTTGTAAATTATTTTAATCTTTAATTTAGGATTTATTGCTTTAATCATATCTTTTTCGGTTTTACACTTGGCAATAATAATTTCTGATTTTCTCCAAACTGATTTTATAAAAGGCGAAATAATTTTGTAGATAAAAGAATA from Bacteroidales bacterium encodes:
- a CDS encoding glycosyltransferase, translated to MKFLIVAQRFHTNLYYRAKALQDAGHSVKVIVLYKGKSEFYEGIDLKQISLSFFSKTILKIVSLFKKQSLKSGFELRIQSPGKELRQIFKTYKPDTIILKAYQNALAVKTLAVAKKHKAKVLMLTQTTFTHIKKSKFLFRLNIKLFKFLKVYAYITPIKENYDAFQNFGIKNTFYLPFIFPVKEKIIKNGKFEEIRILSVGKFLKRKDQHLLLQSFVDLKNKGYKVKLCFIGELVNKKYLKTMLNFVNENKLSEDVRFETNFPYKKIIDEYRKHDLFVLPAYAEPAAYSPVEAMANRLPVICSDENGTKCYIENGKNGYIFKARNLNDLTEKLKQLISNRYELEKMKENALLSAKENHNPEKFTEKIIEIIK
- a CDS encoding glycosyltransferase family 4 protein yields the protein MEEKISHNRKVKICFFSPASYPFFVENSEVAHGGAELQMFLWARYLSENSNFNIKFLVRINKKREIKKNHNVKLINTIQLKQNESFFLKLLNSIKYLFQLIRINPDIIICTNANAIVGISAFYAILFRKKFIYRTSSLIDVNKNYINLNGLSGKLYKYGLVKAAKVITQNKEHKILLKKNHKIEAPLLKNMIEIKEESTYKKQFILWVSRFAEMKNPELFLQLSGFFPERKFVMICPHTDSNKPEWEKLKSKAEKLKNLTFIRKVPFSEIQEYFNKAELFLNTSDYEGFPNTFLQAAQSKTPIVSLNVNPDNFITDYNCGIFANGNFDLLYSKMKELLKNKSEIIQKGKNCFKYLQENHDINIAGEKLKFEIENVLW
- a CDS encoding glycosyltransferase family 39 protein produces the protein MKRTSKKNIQKPEISNKKQKQENKSKKTSFLQQNLKYLFLVLILFYIASNFYEQTTGNAIFENLKSILQIPTIIIGVISLYFDKTKLNNVINKLFAENKKQSFLQKFKNLFTKKELPATALLIIILGISAFSLFYKLDRFDIFSDEVQLTQGAAGYYHTDEYRQWDFIKKELVGKAYNRAKPHQWVTAQSYKLFGINTWSSRFPSAFFGVLFILLFYFIGKHFVKDKYTSLIAIFTFALYFEFLFLGRWARMYAMIYPVFLLAFYWVFKFLTENNSFQIFNSDKYPFLQRYFNFNYIYFPFLLILLYIGLYTHPNITAIFPVFLMFLLVSVFIFRIEKKYLTAFSIAVTLLILQILFPYKVNFSQFTFFEINNSEIYNKALFGYPFSETINLIFIFLSGAILFISKNNNFRKRYLILFSVLFIIWLLFSYIIDYAPSYRYISFLTPFTVLLIVGSFMLINKILYNKIIQTILSLMLIASVLLSFSNHYESLYVTNTYSPAKPSVAHKKVVKNIQKDDVIFNHWGPKMYLSGIPENTKFLSLGSYQGRSFSDLYKEIQENPHGWLIWHKYNEARLDPELVNFANLYFKKYAGYGIDNYGEEVYYYNKQMIQPLELFQYQQYMPAANLSLNNSYCFVFDLKITNNTSENIFYLNNNDTNILKSYIKDKKLIAVTSDKDSIKYKIKTDVLNRIYLQINPKKISLKVNNENEITTNINLVPDLVKFSINPQFNGYLNNIRIYDFNLNTEQINTIQNDTKISEELTANGDKFRTLFLWKKK
- a CDS encoding glycosyltransferase; amino-acid sequence: MKKICFVIPRAYYLFNPEAAGIKDKIGGAQKQTYILSTKLTEDKNFDVHFLVADFGQPEYEEIKNVKLHKSFNFSNNIFKRTKNLLKKLKKINAEIYIFRSADIGVAFAVFYVKIFLKKKTLYMIAADAETTKERQKYHNGLLTAFAMKKVYKKADIITAQTQQQSNTFEKDRKRKPNAVIKNIYSVENNTQIKQTEKKTILWVGRLTKIKNPEIFLDLAKKFPNEQFVMVAPGVIDHIDYGNKIQKEAKQIKNLEHINFVSPTEISKYYQKAKIYVLTSDLEGFSNTMAEAMINECPILSYNVNPDEILNKYKSGFCAGKNLEMFYSYFEKLNANSDLRKQYGKNGAEYIKINHQKNIIIEEFKMLL
- a CDS encoding NAD-dependent epimerase, with amino-acid sequence MKILITGTAGFIGFHTANKFIKNGFEVIGLDSINDYYDKNLKYSRLSKTGIVKEKIEYGKLIKSSKFENYSFIKLQIEDKNEILNLFKTEKFDYVCHLAAQAGVRYSIENPYVYFHSNINGFLNIIEASKRNKVKHLAYASSSSVYGLNKDMPFSTSHNVDHPISLYAATKKSDELIAHAYSHLFKIPTTGLRFFTVYGPWGRPDMALFLFTKAILENKPINVYNNGNMMRDFTYIDDIVEGIFRVVKKPAKANPNWSNKNPDPASSSAPYKIYNIGNGSPVQLMDYIKAAEKALGKKAEKNFMPMQPGDVQKTFADVESLKKDFNYKPDTSIETGVNEFIKWYRKYYKK
- a CDS encoding glycosyltransferase family 4 protein, giving the protein MKILMFNNEFPPLGGGTGTVNLELFNIFRNTPDLHIDLISSSGNKNKELQQFSENIRIFKLPVKKKEIHHASNFELIRYALKASFAGFKLHKKEKYDLVFVWTTVPAGLPAFFLKIFKKIPFIVRVGGPDIPGFEERYSFIYKIISPFIKSVWRKSEIIIAKCKTEKDMIKAINPKLKIKIIYNGVDTEKFIPAEKQPTDTLRIICPARLIKRKGQYTLIEAISNLKKEGIKIKVELIGEGDEKEAYIKFAKEKGVSDQIVFSGYIPRKNMPNKYQNANVFVLPSYNEGMSNALLEAMACGLPVVVTNVGGTKELVDESNGFIFNPGDVIALTKILKQLSGNIKQIDKLGQNSRLKAEQFNWENIANKYPELFKTI